One stretch of Pedobacter riviphilus DNA includes these proteins:
- a CDS encoding riboflavin synthase: MFTGIIETLGEVTAIKNDHTNIHFTISSAISHELKIDQSVAHNGVCLTVVALNDGTHTVTAIDETLNKTNLGGLKVGSKVNLERCMQMNARLDGHIVQGHVDQTAVCVKREALDGSWEYRFKYDASAGNVTVEKGSACVNGISLTVVNSEPDEFSVFIIPYTFEHTNLQEVEVGDTVNLEFDIIGKYVARLMNR, encoded by the coding sequence ATGTTCACAGGAATTATAGAAACACTTGGCGAAGTTACTGCCATTAAAAACGACCATACCAATATCCACTTTACCATCTCTTCTGCAATTAGCCATGAGCTGAAAATCGACCAGAGTGTAGCCCATAATGGCGTATGCTTGACTGTGGTGGCACTGAATGATGGAACACATACCGTTACAGCTATAGATGAAACGCTAAATAAAACCAATCTTGGTGGTTTAAAAGTAGGCAGTAAAGTTAACCTCGAGCGCTGCATGCAAATGAATGCCCGTTTAGATGGACACATTGTACAGGGCCATGTAGACCAGACCGCTGTTTGTGTGAAACGTGAAGCTCTGGATGGTAGCTGGGAGTACCGCTTTAAATATGATGCTTCTGCTGGAAATGTAACCGTAGAAAAAGGTTCTGCCTGTGTAAATGGCATTAGTCTAACTGTAGTAAATTCTGAGCCCGATGAGTTTTCGGTGTTTATCATCCCTTATACTTTCGAACATACCAATTTACAGGAAGTTGAAGTTGGCGATACGGTAAATTTAGAATTCGATATTATTGGCAAATATGTTGCCCGATTAATGAACCGATAA
- a CDS encoding glycoside hydrolase family 78 protein — MNRNFRTSGTITSLALLLLFTTNVLAQKISVKDLTVEHLVNPFSVDNPKPRFSWKMISDIKNTKQRNYEIRLGTTANIDKVLWKRAINNDQSVLIAYDGPGLSSKTRYYWQVRVKDNHGNASVWSPVQFFQTGLKPEDWTAKWIAVNGKDTSLASPLFRKEFNLKKEIKSAMVYITAKGLYEANINGGRVGNAYFAPGWTSYKDHIQYQVYDVKQSLKKGANVIGVSLGDGWYKGRIGFSNQKQFYGDTRALLLQLEVEYTDGTKETIISDNSWKTGYGPILASNIYDGETYDARLELAGWNNIGFKENTSWKSAQELARGQEKLVGMSGPQVTKHETFKALKIFKTPKGETVVDFGQNLVGWVMLKAKGPAGTKISISHAEVLTKEGNFYTTNLRSAKQQNNYILKGETEQVFEPHFSFQGFRYVKIDGYPGELKLENLTAVAVYSDMKTSGKFTTSNPLLNQLQHNISWGQKGNFVDVPTDCPQRDERLGWTGDAQAFATTAAYNMDVSGFFTKWLKDVSADQLPNGSVPFVIPNVLSQNDAGSAGWADVATIIPWDMYVSYGDKGILETQYSSMKKWVDYISSVAKNNLWNTGFHFGDWLFYRPNDDNDGRAAVTDKYMIAQTFYAHSTQLLVNAAKVLGKTDDVTKYTALLEQIKAAYIKENMTPNGKLISNTQTAYVLALQFDMLPENLRAQAAQRLVDNVKDYGNHLTTGFLGTPYLCHVLSRFGHEDVAYDLLLQESYPSWLYPVKMGATTIWERWDGIKQDGSFQTADMNSFNHYAYGAIGDWMYKNIAGINPLPVQPGYKTILIAPRPGGKLTNASAELETVYGTVKSSWTIMDGVFKLDVTVPANATATVILPKTDKKEEIGSGSYHFEYKY, encoded by the coding sequence ATGAACAGAAATTTCCGTACCTCAGGCACAATAACTAGCCTTGCCTTATTGCTTTTATTTACAACGAATGTTTTAGCACAGAAAATCTCAGTAAAAGATTTAACCGTTGAGCATCTAGTAAATCCTTTTAGTGTTGATAATCCTAAGCCTAGGTTTAGCTGGAAAATGATTTCGGATATAAAAAATACCAAACAGCGTAACTACGAAATCAGACTGGGTACAACAGCAAATATTGATAAAGTTTTATGGAAAAGGGCGATAAACAATGATCAATCGGTATTGATTGCGTACGATGGTCCAGGGCTATCCTCAAAAACTAGATATTACTGGCAGGTTAGGGTAAAAGACAACCATGGAAATGCATCTGTATGGTCGCCGGTTCAGTTTTTTCAAACAGGTTTAAAACCTGAGGATTGGACTGCAAAGTGGATTGCGGTAAATGGAAAAGATACTTCTTTAGCCAGCCCTTTGTTCAGAAAAGAATTTAACCTGAAGAAAGAAATAAAATCTGCAATGGTTTACATTACGGCCAAAGGTTTGTATGAGGCGAATATTAATGGCGGGCGTGTTGGTAATGCTTATTTTGCACCAGGGTGGACAAGTTATAAAGATCATATTCAGTATCAGGTTTACGATGTTAAGCAGTCACTAAAGAAAGGGGCCAATGTAATTGGCGTTTCACTGGGCGATGGCTGGTACAAGGGACGTATCGGATTTAGTAATCAAAAACAATTTTATGGCGATACCAGGGCTTTATTGCTGCAATTGGAAGTGGAATATACCGATGGAACTAAAGAAACCATTATAAGCGATAACAGCTGGAAAACAGGTTACGGGCCAATACTTGCTTCTAACATTTATGATGGAGAAACCTACGATGCCAGGTTAGAACTAGCTGGCTGGAACAATATTGGCTTTAAAGAAAACACTAGCTGGAAATCTGCACAGGAACTGGCCAGGGGACAGGAAAAACTGGTTGGAATGAGCGGACCGCAGGTAACCAAACACGAAACATTTAAAGCCTTAAAAATATTTAAAACCCCGAAAGGTGAAACCGTTGTCGATTTTGGGCAGAATTTAGTGGGGTGGGTAATGTTAAAAGCCAAGGGGCCAGCGGGTACCAAAATTAGCATCAGCCATGCTGAGGTATTAACCAAGGAAGGGAATTTTTATACCACTAATCTCCGCTCGGCCAAACAACAGAACAATTATATTTTAAAAGGTGAAACTGAACAGGTTTTCGAACCACATTTTTCTTTTCAGGGATTTAGGTATGTAAAAATAGATGGTTACCCTGGTGAACTGAAGTTGGAAAACCTTACCGCAGTAGCTGTTTATTCGGACATGAAAACCAGCGGAAAATTCACGACTTCAAATCCTTTGCTAAATCAACTGCAGCATAACATTTCATGGGGACAGAAAGGAAATTTTGTTGATGTGCCAACAGATTGTCCGCAAAGAGACGAGCGTTTGGGCTGGACGGGCGATGCTCAGGCATTTGCTACAACAGCTGCATATAACATGGATGTATCAGGCTTTTTTACCAAATGGCTGAAAGATGTTTCTGCAGATCAGCTTCCTAACGGTAGTGTTCCTTTTGTGATACCAAATGTACTGAGCCAAAATGATGCGGGTTCTGCTGGCTGGGCTGATGTGGCCACCATTATTCCCTGGGATATGTATGTATCGTACGGAGATAAAGGCATATTAGAAACGCAGTACAGTAGCATGAAAAAGTGGGTCGATTATATTTCATCAGTAGCAAAAAATAACCTTTGGAATACGGGGTTCCACTTTGGCGATTGGTTGTTTTACAGACCTAATGATGATAACGATGGTCGTGCCGCAGTGACGGATAAGTATATGATTGCCCAAACATTTTATGCACATTCAACCCAGTTGCTGGTAAATGCCGCAAAGGTATTGGGCAAAACGGACGATGTAACCAAATATACCGCACTATTGGAGCAGATTAAAGCCGCTTACATCAAAGAAAATATGACGCCAAACGGTAAATTGATTTCTAACACCCAAACAGCATATGTATTGGCCTTACAGTTTGATATGCTGCCTGAAAACTTACGTGCGCAGGCTGCACAAAGATTGGTAGACAATGTAAAAGATTACGGAAACCACCTGACGACAGGCTTTTTGGGTACACCATACCTTTGTCATGTATTGAGCCGTTTTGGGCACGAAGATGTAGCTTATGATCTATTGTTGCAAGAAAGTTATCCTTCATGGTTGTATCCTGTTAAAATGGGGGCAACTACCATTTGGGAGCGCTGGGATGGCATTAAACAGGATGGCTCTTTTCAAACGGCTGATATGAATTCTTTTAACCACTATGCTTATGGCGCCATTGGCGATTGGATGTATAAAAATATTGCCGGCATTAATCCCCTGCCAGTGCAACCAGGTTACAAAACCATTTTAATTGCACCCAGACCAGGAGGGAAATTAACCAATGCTTCGGCAGAACTGGAAACGGTGTATGGCACGGTTAAATCATCATGGACGATTATGGATGGTGTTTTTAAACTTGATGTAACCGTTCCGGCCAATGCTACAGCAACCGTAATTTTGCCAAAAACTGATAAAAAGGAGGAAATAGGATCAGGTAGCTATCATTTTGAATACAAATATTAA
- a CDS encoding DUF4268 domain-containing protein — MYSKEEAARLRQQFWISFGQYMKPVPSASGSTVNWTNYKTGVKNIFFKMDVDAKNAFISIQLSHPDPDIRHLIFEQFEEFKLLFANTVNEEWDWIKDTTDDFGKTVSQISSSITGVSIFNQQHWPTLISFFKPRIIALDEFWDNVKPVFEDLV; from the coding sequence ATGTACAGTAAAGAAGAAGCAGCCCGCTTGCGCCAACAGTTTTGGATCAGTTTTGGGCAATACATGAAACCTGTCCCTTCAGCAAGCGGTTCAACCGTAAACTGGACGAACTACAAAACTGGCGTGAAGAACATCTTCTTTAAAATGGATGTTGATGCTAAAAATGCCTTTATTAGCATTCAACTGTCGCATCCCGATCCCGATATCAGGCACCTCATTTTCGAACAGTTCGAAGAATTTAAGCTTTTATTTGCCAATACGGTAAATGAAGAATGGGACTGGATAAAAGATACAACTGATGATTTCGGTAAAACGGTATCACAGATTTCAAGCAGCATTACTGGCGTGAGCATTTTTAACCAACAGCACTGGCCAACCTTAATCTCCTTTTTTAAACCCAGAATAATTGCCCTGGATGAATTTTGGGACAATGTAAAACCTGTTTTTGAAGATCTGGTTTAA
- a CDS encoding tetratricopeptide repeat protein codes for MKRLLTLLILFGLSLTGYAQNATAVDKEKLFDFYQTQRYADAAQYLKGIYGEEVNDFKTLSQIGYCFLMAGNNVEAEKFYGKAYTLQPQSLPILFSLGSINTKRGNTEKAKLYYSEIAKIDSNNFNVYKLLANLYSSPKNDSLKLIYLLKANQINPLEGDVAADLAEVHAAYQQYEKAYHVLDIAIKGDSDNLVLQRAKLPIANQLKRYSEVIASGEKLLKDAADAGVVKDVAKAYYYTKKYQKAIDLFKQLEVVAMGNETTLYYTSLSYRALKNYPQAAIYTRKTIDEAISPNTSSYYSLLGLVYEENNQLALASAAYKKGLQFKATATLYYRLAIFYDTRLKQEKNALKYYNLYLKSKPSLTDDKEEIKFSKDRIAQLNLAD; via the coding sequence ATGAAAAGGCTTCTTACACTATTGATTTTATTTGGTTTAAGTTTAACAGGATATGCACAAAATGCAACTGCTGTTGATAAGGAGAAACTTTTCGATTTCTATCAGACCCAACGTTATGCCGATGCTGCTCAATACCTTAAAGGCATTTACGGAGAAGAAGTGAATGATTTTAAAACCCTCAGCCAAATTGGCTATTGTTTTTTAATGGCAGGCAATAATGTAGAAGCAGAAAAATTTTATGGCAAGGCCTATACACTGCAGCCGCAGAGCCTGCCAATTCTTTTCAGCCTGGGCAGTATTAACACCAAAAGAGGTAATACCGAAAAAGCCAAATTGTACTACAGCGAAATTGCAAAAATAGATAGCAATAACTTTAATGTGTACAAACTGCTGGCCAATTTGTACAGTTCTCCAAAGAATGATTCCCTTAAACTCATCTACCTCTTAAAGGCTAATCAGATCAATCCGTTGGAGGGAGATGTTGCTGCTGATCTCGCTGAGGTGCATGCGGCTTATCAGCAATACGAAAAAGCTTATCATGTACTCGACATTGCCATTAAGGGAGATAGTGATAACCTCGTGCTGCAAAGAGCGAAACTTCCGATAGCCAATCAGCTTAAAAGGTACAGCGAAGTGATTGCATCAGGAGAGAAACTGTTAAAAGATGCTGCCGATGCAGGGGTGGTAAAAGATGTTGCAAAAGCTTATTATTATACCAAAAAATATCAGAAAGCAATCGATCTTTTTAAACAACTGGAGGTAGTAGCGATGGGGAATGAAACTACCTTATATTACACCTCGCTCAGTTACCGAGCTTTAAAAAATTATCCACAGGCGGCTATTTACACCAGGAAAACCATCGATGAGGCCATTTCGCCCAATACGTCCAGTTATTATTCTTTATTGGGACTGGTTTATGAAGAAAATAATCAACTGGCATTGGCAAGCGCAGCCTATAAAAAAGGTTTACAATTTAAAGCAACAGCAACTTTATATTACCGCTTGGCCATATTTTATGATACCCGTTTAAAGCAGGAGAAAAATGCACTCAAATATTATAACCTTTATTTAAAAAGCAAACCGAGCTTAACGGATGATAAAGAGGAAATTAAATTTTCAAAGGATAGGATTGCACAGCTAAACCTGGCCGATTAA
- a CDS encoding porin family protein produces MKFLSLTVTFLLVGLFASAQVLPSFQLGIKAGANFSKFDSENTFNSNNRAGFYGGLWARVGAAGVYFQPELYVSGKKADLVSESTGEVNKVRFTSLDVPLLVGTKFGAAGIGLRLNTGPMFSLILDENQSFSQAAGSVFRADFKNQALAWQFGAGLDLKKLSFDARYELGLSKINKSGYPGTKLNLFTVGLGYRIL; encoded by the coding sequence ATGAAATTTTTATCTTTAACTGTTACCTTTTTGCTTGTTGGCCTATTTGCCAGCGCACAGGTACTGCCATCTTTCCAGCTGGGCATTAAAGCTGGTGCAAATTTTTCGAAATTTGATAGTGAAAACACTTTTAACAGTAACAACCGAGCTGGTTTTTACGGTGGCCTTTGGGCTAGGGTAGGTGCCGCAGGCGTTTACTTCCAACCTGAACTTTATGTATCAGGAAAAAAAGCAGATTTGGTAAGTGAGTCAACGGGAGAAGTAAATAAAGTGCGCTTTACAAGTTTAGATGTGCCATTATTGGTAGGTACTAAGTTTGGCGCCGCTGGTATTGGACTCCGTTTAAACACCGGACCAATGTTTTCGTTAATATTAGATGAAAATCAAAGTTTTAGTCAGGCTGCAGGTAGCGTTTTCAGGGCCGATTTTAAAAATCAGGCTTTGGCATGGCAATTTGGAGCAGGTTTAGACCTTAAAAAACTAAGCTTCGATGCACGTTACGAACTTGGTTTATCAAAAATCAATAAATCAGGTTATCCTGGCACTAAGTTAAACTTATTTACAGTTGGCTTAGGTTATAGGATTTTATAG
- a CDS encoding YihY/virulence factor BrkB family protein has product MPSITEDLKFFFSTIRKAFILFQQNDPLRLAGATAFFTNFALPPILIILIRLFGMFTDRRLLATHLFERLANILDNDSIIQIRTTLRNIRGINQAWYVTLFSFIFFLFVATTLFNVIKNSLEQIWNIGQKDKKGIVNTLKSRAISVTIILFAGILFFIGLLADSVQAYIGAYLKSGSPSFGLILTSVINQLVFVVIVTTWFTILFRYLTNGRPTWRAAISGGLLTGCLFTAGKYILRILLPLSNISNIYGSAGSIIVIMLFVFYSSLIFYFGASFIKALSVGRATPIIPKNGSFAYELTEVDLEKED; this is encoded by the coding sequence ATGCCATCCATAACAGAAGATCTGAAGTTTTTTTTCTCAACCATAAGAAAAGCATTTATTTTATTTCAGCAGAATGATCCCTTACGCCTGGCCGGTGCTACTGCTTTTTTCACCAATTTTGCCTTACCTCCAATATTAATTATACTCATCAGGCTTTTCGGCATGTTTACCGATAGAAGGTTATTGGCTACACACCTATTCGAACGTTTGGCTAATATTCTCGACAATGATAGTATTATACAGATCAGAACTACATTAAGAAACATCCGGGGCATTAATCAGGCCTGGTATGTTACTTTGTTCAGTTTTATATTTTTCCTTTTTGTGGCCACTACACTATTCAATGTAATCAAAAACTCTTTAGAGCAGATCTGGAATATAGGCCAAAAAGATAAAAAAGGGATTGTTAATACCCTTAAATCAAGAGCTATATCCGTTACGATTATCTTGTTTGCTGGCATATTATTTTTTATAGGCTTGCTGGCCGATAGCGTGCAGGCCTATATTGGTGCCTATCTGAAATCAGGATCACCATCTTTCGGCTTAATTTTAACTTCAGTGATTAATCAATTGGTATTTGTTGTAATTGTAACTACATGGTTCACCATACTCTTCAGGTACTTAACAAATGGGCGCCCTACCTGGCGGGCAGCAATTTCTGGAGGCCTTTTAACCGGGTGCCTTTTTACTGCAGGAAAGTATATTTTAAGAATTTTATTACCACTGAGCAACATCAGCAACATCTATGGATCAGCAGGATCGATTATTGTAATTATGCTTTTTGTATTCTACTCTTCGTTGATATTTTACTTCGGCGCATCTTTTATTAAAGCACTGAGTGTTGGCAGAGCTACACCGATTATACCAAAAAACGGATCGTTCGCCTACGAGTTAACAGAAGTTGACCTGGAAAAAGAGGATTAA
- a CDS encoding META domain-containing protein, which produces MKHLIFCGMLILLLSSCKEKLDPASFNNTKWELSELPGLTLPSSAKATLNFADSLKISGKSFCNNYGGKGEIADNKITVKNVFGTKMFCQETDAAERAYLHALNQVNSAKITDNKLYLLNGDKTLLVFTKTN; this is translated from the coding sequence ATGAAACACCTTATCTTCTGCGGAATGCTGATCTTATTATTGAGTTCTTGTAAAGAAAAATTAGATCCTGCAAGCTTTAACAATACCAAATGGGAGTTGAGCGAATTGCCTGGTTTAACGCTACCAAGTTCGGCAAAAGCAACCCTAAATTTTGCTGATAGTTTGAAAATTAGCGGAAAATCGTTCTGTAATAACTATGGTGGCAAGGGAGAAATTGCTGATAATAAAATTACTGTTAAAAATGTTTTTGGCACTAAAATGTTCTGTCAGGAAACTGATGCAGCAGAACGTGCATACTTACATGCTCTTAACCAGGTTAATAGCGCTAAAATAACCGATAATAAGCTATATCTGTTAAATGGCGATAAAACCTTGCTGGTTTTCACCAAAACAAACTAG
- a CDS encoding DHCW motif cupin fold protein, giving the protein MYTIPFTNIDWSQIEKVEYPGETGTATWQTLNLDGLRIRTVTYSAGYLADHWCKKGHIVHCLEGSFTSEMEDGTTFALSTGMTYVVSDDLSSHRSVSEESVKLLIIDGHFLKSSL; this is encoded by the coding sequence ATGTATACCATCCCCTTTACCAATATAGATTGGAGCCAGATAGAAAAAGTAGAATACCCTGGTGAAACAGGCACAGCAACCTGGCAAACCTTAAACCTGGATGGCTTAAGAATCAGGACTGTAACCTACTCTGCGGGTTATCTTGCCGATCATTGGTGCAAAAAAGGCCACATTGTACATTGTTTGGAAGGTAGCTTTACAAGTGAAATGGAAGATGGAACAACATTCGCGCTGAGCACAGGGATGACTTATGTGGTTTCTGACGATTTAAGTTCGCACCGGTCAGTATCTGAAGAAAGTGTAAAACTTTTAATCATTGATGGCCATTTTTTAAAATCAAGCTTATGA
- a CDS encoding DUF4199 domain-containing protein has protein sequence MKKNVIVFGLIAGLIVSTLMVLSMARCYSDPNLEHSMLIGYASMVLAFSFIFVGIKNYRDKYNDGLITFGKAFKIGALISLVASTIYVIVWLVDYYVFMPDFMDKYVAQVLREAKAGGASAAELATKTKELASSQEMYKNPIMVVLFTYMEILPVGILISLVAALILKRKEGTPLNVKTI, from the coding sequence ATGAAAAAGAACGTAATCGTATTTGGATTAATCGCCGGCTTAATTGTATCAACTTTGATGGTGCTCTCTATGGCAAGATGTTATAGCGACCCGAACCTTGAGCACAGCATGCTTATCGGCTATGCCTCAATGGTATTGGCATTTTCCTTTATTTTTGTCGGCATAAAAAACTACCGCGATAAGTATAACGATGGATTAATCACTTTCGGCAAAGCTTTTAAAATCGGCGCATTGATCAGCTTGGTGGCCTCTACCATATATGTTATTGTCTGGTTGGTTGATTATTATGTATTTATGCCTGATTTTATGGATAAATATGTTGCCCAGGTATTAAGGGAAGCCAAAGCAGGTGGCGCATCGGCAGCTGAGCTGGCAACAAAAACAAAAGAACTGGCCTCTAGTCAGGAAATGTACAAAAATCCGATCATGGTAGTTCTATTTACCTATATGGAAATACTACCTGTAGGCATATTGATCTCATTGGTAGCAGCACTTATTCTGAAAAGAAAAGAGGGCACTCCATTAAATGTAAAAACCATTTAA
- a CDS encoding response regulator transcription factor — protein sequence MANTPSFLAKNKSVILYGVFLAALLFLLKWLELRFIIINHAFEIYAGSIAIIFTALGIWLVLKLTRPKTILIEKEVFTGKPETFILNEKELAKLNISKRELEVLQLMSAGLSNQEIALKLFVSLNTIKTHNARLFEKLEVKRRTQAIETAKRLNIIP from the coding sequence ATGGCTAACACACCGAGTTTTCTCGCTAAAAATAAAAGCGTAATCTTATATGGAGTTTTCCTGGCTGCACTACTGTTTTTGCTGAAGTGGCTTGAACTTCGTTTCATTATCATCAACCATGCCTTCGAAATTTATGCTGGTTCGATAGCCATTATTTTTACAGCTTTAGGCATTTGGCTCGTGCTTAAATTAACCAGGCCCAAAACCATACTGATCGAAAAAGAAGTTTTTACCGGCAAGCCTGAAACATTTATCCTCAACGAAAAAGAACTGGCCAAACTCAACATCAGCAAAAGAGAGCTGGAGGTTTTGCAGCTCATGTCTGCAGGTTTAAGCAACCAGGAAATTGCATTAAAATTATTTGTTTCTTTAAACACCATAAAAACACACAACGCCAGGCTTTTCGAAAAACTGGAAGTCAAACGGAGAACGCAGGCCATAGAAACGGCAAAAAGGCTCAATATTATCCCTTAG
- a CDS encoding alpha-ketoglutarate-dependent dioxygenase AlkB family protein: MDLFNTTIDSNQNLLPYGGTVNYYGKLFSIPEADHYFDALMNTIEWKNDEAFIMGKHIITKRKVAWYGDEAYSYTYSNKSKMALPWTKELLELKKISEEQTGTTFNSCLLNLYHNGDEGMAYHSDDEKALAKDSAIASLSFGAERRFLFKHKKTKETVTLFLENGSLLVMKDETQTNWLHRLPPTKKVSKPRINLTFRTMVV, from the coding sequence ATGGATTTATTCAACACAACAATAGATAGTAACCAAAATCTGCTTCCATATGGTGGAACAGTAAATTATTATGGCAAATTATTTTCTATACCAGAAGCCGATCATTACTTCGATGCACTGATGAATACTATTGAATGGAAGAACGACGAAGCTTTTATTATGGGCAAACACATTATCACCAAAAGAAAAGTAGCCTGGTATGGAGATGAAGCCTATTCTTATACCTACTCCAATAAATCAAAAATGGCTTTACCATGGACAAAGGAATTACTGGAGTTAAAAAAAATATCAGAGGAGCAAACGGGTACCACCTTTAATTCCTGCTTACTTAACCTGTACCATAACGGTGATGAGGGAATGGCTTACCATAGCGACGACGAGAAGGCCTTAGCTAAAGATTCTGCCATTGCATCATTAAGTTTTGGCGCAGAGCGAAGATTTCTTTTTAAACACAAAAAAACTAAAGAAACCGTAACCTTATTTTTAGAAAATGGAAGTTTATTGGTAATGAAAGATGAAACACAAACCAATTGGTTACATCGCCTTCCACCAACCAAAAAAGTAAGTAAGCCAAGAATAAATCTCACCTTTAGGACAATGGTGGTTTAG
- a CDS encoding Ada metal-binding domain-containing protein has protein sequence MIKHADISMEELKKHFKNKDICFGGNARLKIYGLLKCRSGKRMKKGNRIFFRSVEEALQHGYRPCGHCLRKAYQQWIYSTQQ, from the coding sequence ATGATCAAACATGCAGATATTTCAATGGAAGAATTAAAAAAACATTTCAAAAACAAAGACATCTGCTTCGGTGGAAATGCCAGATTGAAGATTTACGGACTACTTAAATGCAGATCGGGAAAGCGGATGAAGAAAGGAAACCGCATATTTTTTCGTTCTGTAGAAGAAGCACTTCAACATGGCTACCGTCCGTGTGGGCATTGTTTAAGAAAGGCATATCAACAATGGATTTATTCAACACAACAATAG
- a CDS encoding methylated-DNA--[protein]-cysteine S-methyltransferase, whose amino-acid sequence MKVQEEINFNRIAEAISYIKANFKTQPGLEEIAEKVNLSPFHFQRLFSEWAGTTPKRFLQYISIGYAKEMLKENQSLFDTALETGLSGTSRLHDLFINIEGMTPGEYKNGGENLYINYSFAESPFGNIMVASTPKGICHIAFYDDENIALANLQRQFPAAQYQQILDKEQQNALYIFSHDWSKLHQIKLHLKGTDFQLKVWEALLKIPMGKLATYGNIAKQLHNPNASRAVGTAIGDNPVAFLIPCHRVIQSSGALGGYHWGVNRKTAMIGWEAAKTNI is encoded by the coding sequence ATGAAAGTACAAGAAGAGATCAATTTCAATCGCATAGCCGAAGCCATTAGCTACATCAAGGCGAATTTTAAAACACAGCCAGGTTTAGAAGAAATTGCAGAGAAAGTAAATTTAAGTCCCTTTCATTTCCAAAGATTATTTAGCGAATGGGCAGGTACAACTCCTAAACGTTTTCTGCAATATATTAGCATTGGTTATGCCAAAGAAATGCTGAAAGAAAACCAGAGTTTATTCGATACTGCATTAGAAACTGGCTTATCGGGAACCAGCAGACTGCACGATCTTTTTATAAACATTGAAGGCATGACACCTGGCGAATACAAAAACGGTGGCGAAAATCTTTATATCAATTATAGTTTTGCAGAAAGTCCGTTCGGAAATATTATGGTAGCCAGCACCCCAAAAGGAATCTGTCATATCGCTTTTTACGACGACGAAAATATTGCTTTGGCAAATCTGCAACGGCAATTCCCTGCAGCTCAGTATCAACAGATATTGGATAAAGAACAACAAAATGCTTTATATATTTTCAGTCACGATTGGAGCAAATTACACCAGATTAAACTGCATTTAAAGGGGACAGACTTTCAGTTAAAAGTTTGGGAAGCCTTGTTAAAAATCCCTATGGGTAAATTGGCCACTTATGGCAACATTGCCAAACAATTGCACAACCCTAATGCATCAAGAGCGGTGGGCACGGCGATTGGCGATAATCCGGTGGCTTTTCTCATTCCTTGCCACAGGGTAATACAATCAAGCGGTGCTTTGGGCGGTTACCACTGGGGAGTGAACCGAAAAACAGCCATGATTGGTTGGGAAGCAGCAAAAACCAATATTTAA
- a CDS encoding MepB family protein, with protein sequence MPLEETLINRISSILLTASNLVYGPLNYQINNLQIENESQEYAACTFELNSVKIKHRLSKITPTKTGQFVTIWKRNEAGITTPFTDQDEFDLLIISVNSAHRSGQFIFPKAILAQHKIITAKGIEGKRGIRVYPLWDTVTNKQAEKTQQWQAPYFLHIDINGNTDLAQARKLIDN encoded by the coding sequence ATGCCTCTAGAAGAAACTCTTATAAATCGAATATCATCAATATTACTAACCGCATCCAATTTAGTTTACGGCCCGCTTAATTATCAAATAAATAACCTACAAATTGAAAATGAAAGTCAGGAATATGCGGCCTGTACTTTTGAGCTAAATAGCGTAAAAATCAAACACCGCCTTTCTAAAATCACCCCAACCAAGACGGGGCAATTTGTAACCATATGGAAACGGAATGAAGCAGGAATTACTACTCCGTTTACTGATCAGGATGAATTTGATCTGTTAATTATATCTGTTAATAGTGCCCACAGATCTGGTCAGTTCATTTTTCCAAAAGCCATATTGGCACAACATAAAATTATTACAGCAAAAGGAATAGAAGGCAAAAGAGGTATTAGGGTTTATCCGCTCTGGGATACAGTAACAAATAAACAGGCAGAGAAAACCCAACAGTGGCAAGCACCTTATTTTCTTCATATAGACATCAATGGAAATACCGATCTTGCACAAGCAAGGAAATTAATTGACAACTGA